In one Tachysurus vachellii isolate PV-2020 chromosome 24, HZAU_Pvac_v1, whole genome shotgun sequence genomic region, the following are encoded:
- the pnpla4 gene encoding patatin-like phospholipase domain-containing protein 4, with protein sequence MVVVNLSFAACGFLGIYQLGAVDALLTHGHRLMSCLRACAGASAGALVAAVLITAPDKLEHCKEFTYRFASNVRKQKLGAMTPGYDFMLELRGGIDRILPPDAHLLASERLHVSLTNCSTGRNSMVSSFLSREHLIKVLLASSFVPLYAGVKPVEFQGQKWMDGGFTDSLPVLAVGRTITVSPFSGQQDVCPPHVGRRKPKLRLANMTVTLSTENIKRLNQALFPPPLLRMQELHQEGYKDMLRYLRTEGWTQA encoded by the exons ATGGTGGTGGTCAACTTGTCCTTTGCTGCTTGTGGCTTTCTGGGTATCTATCAGCTTGGCGCAGTCGATGCTCTTCTCACACACGGGCACCGGCTGATGTCGTGTTTAAGAGCCTGCGCTGGGGCATCAGCTGGAGCTCTGGTGGCTGCTGTCCTCATCACAGCTCCTGACAAGCTGGAG cATTGCAAAGAATTTACCTATAGATTTGCCAGCAATGTCAGAAAACAGAAGCTTGGTGCGATGACGCCTGGATACGACTTCATGCTTGAGCTGAG AGGCGGCATCGACCGAATCTTGCCTCCTGACGCTCACCTGTTGGCCAGCGAGCGCCTGCACGTCTCCCTAACCAACTGCAGCACGGGGAGGAACAGCATGGTGTCCAGCTTCCTCTCCAGAGAACACCTCATTAAG GTTCTTCTGGCCAGCAGCTTTGTTCCTCTGTACGCGGGAGTAAAGCCAGTGGAATTCCAGGGCCAG AAGTGGATGGACGGGGGATTTACAGACAGTCTTCCCGTCCTCGCCGTGGGACGGACCATCACCGTGTCTCCGTTCAGCGGCCAGCAAGACGTGTGTCCGCCTCACGTGGGTCGCAGGAAGCCGAAGCTCAGACTGGCGAACATGACGGTTACA CTTTCCACGGAGAACATCAAACGCCTGAACCAGGCCTTGTTCCCGCCGCCCTTGCTCCGAATGCAAGAGTTGCATCAAGAAGGCTACAAGGACATGCTACGCTATCTCAGGACAGAGGGCTGGACACAGGCGTGA
- the sts gene encoding steryl-sulfatase isoform X2, producing MKSPWTLIFLGALLCAPSARAVSKPNFVLMMVDDLGIGDLGCYGNTTLKTPHIDRLAEDGVKLTQHIAASPLCTPSRAAFLTGRYPIRSGMASHGRVGVYIISAVSGGLPKEEITFAKILKEQGYATALIGKWHLGLNCMHNTDHCHHPSAHGFEHFYGIPMTNLRDCQPSHGSVFYNVRNHIPYRELGAALAALLLLHAKGLVLISRRLVLCLGITLFTTVALFFLWVLTFPYFNCFLMRGDEVVEQPYVSENLTQKMTKEAIEFLERNSARPFLLFFSFVQVHTALFASPSFRGKSRHGLYGDAVMEVDWSVGQIMKSLERLKLKDNTLVYLTSDQGPHLEEISIHGEVHRGYNGIYKGGKSTNWEGGIRVPGILHWPGKLPGGKVIDEVTSNMDLFPSVVKLAGASIPSDREIDGRDLMPLLQGRVQRSEHEFLFHYCNAFLNAVRWHPANSTSIWKAFFFTPNFYPENSTTCFHTHACFCTEAYVTRHDPPLLYDLSKDPSEMNPLTPDTEPDFSSVLEVILEAKRVHTQGVEPTENQLSATHMLWKPWLQPCCSSIYQLCKCQRDWPSAAKQMSQ from the exons ATGAAATCTCCATGGACCCTGATCTTTCTCGGCGCGCTGCTGTGTGCTCCTTCAGCTCGGGCTGTTTCGAAGCCTAATTTCGTCCTAATGATGGTGGATGATCTGGGAATAGGAGACCTTGGATGCTATGGAAACACAACTCTGAA GACCCCTCACATTGACAGGCTGGCAGAGGATGGAGTGAAGCTGACCCAGCACATCGCAGCCTCTCCTTTGTGTACACCCAGCAGAGCTGCCTTTCTCACCGGCAGATACCCCATCCGATCAG GAATGGCCAGTCACGGTCGTGTTGGCGTGTATATAATCTCTGCCGTATCTGGTGGCCTTCCTAAGGAGGAGATCACGTTTGCCAAGATCCTGAAGGAACAAGGCTATGCAACAGCTCTGATTG GAAAATGGCACTTGGGCCTGAATTGTATGCACAACACAGATCACTGCCACCATCCCAGTGCTCATGGTTTTGAGCACTTCTACGGCATCCCCATGACCAACCTACGAGACTGTCAGCCAAGCCACGGCTCCGTCTTTTACAACGTCCGAAACCACATTCCCTACAGAGAGCTGGGTGCTGCGCTCGCCGCTCTGCTCCTCCTCCATGCTAAAGGACTGGTTCTCATATCTCGCAGGCTCGTTCTGTGCCTGGGGATAACGCTGTTTACAACCGTAGCTCTGTTTTTCTTGTGGGTGCTCACGTTCCCCTACTTCAACTGCTTCTTAATGAGAGGAGACGAAGTGGTGGAGCAGCCATACGTGTCCGAGAACCTCACGCAGAAGATGACCAAAGAAGCCATCGAGTTCCTGGAGAG GAATTCTGCACGACCGTTCCTGCTCTTCTTCTCCTTCGTACAAGTTCACACAGCTCTCTTCGCTTCTCCTTCCTTCCGTGGTAAAAGCCGGCACGGACTGTACGGAGATGCGGTCATGGAAGTGGACTGGAGTGTAG GCCAGATAATGAAATCTCTGGAGCGACTAAAGCTGAAGGATAATACACTGGTTTATTTGACCTCAGATCAAGGCCCGCACTTAGAGGAGATCTCCATCCATGGCGAGGTGCACAGAGGTTACAACGGCATATATAAAG GAGGGAAATCAACCAATTGGGAAGGAGGGATTCGGGTGCCGGGGATCCTACACTGGCCGGGAAAATTACCTGGAGGAAAAGTTATTGATGAGGTCACTAGTAACATGGACCTCTTCCCTAGTGTGGTGAAATTAGCTGGCGCTAGCATCCCCAGTGATAG GGAGATAGATGGACGTGACCTCATGCCATTGCTGCAGGGACGAGTGCAGCGTTCAGAACATGAATTTCTGTTCCATTACTGCAATGCCTTTCTGAATGCTGTGAGGTGGCACCCCGCTAACA GTACCTCAATATGGAAAGCCTTTTTCTTCACACCTAATTTCTACCCTGAAAACTCTACCACCTGTTTCCACACGCACGCGTGCTTCTGCACGGAGGCCTACGTGACCCGACACGACCCTCCGCTGCTGTACGATCTTTCGAAAGACCCGTCTGAAATGAACCCGCTAACCCCAGATACAGAGCCTGACTTCAGCTCTGTGCTGGAGGTGATCCTGGAGGCGAAGAGGGTGCACACGCAGGGTGTTGAACCCACCGAGAACCAGCTCTCAGCCACACACATGCTCTGGAAGCCCTGGCTCCAGCCGTGTTGCTCTTCCATCTATCAGCTGTGCAAGTGCCAACGAGACTGGCCGAGTGCAGCAAAACAAATGAGTCAATAG
- the sts gene encoding steryl-sulfatase isoform X1 yields MKMKSPWTLIFLGALLCAPSARAVSKPNFVLMMVDDLGIGDLGCYGNTTLKTPHIDRLAEDGVKLTQHIAASPLCTPSRAAFLTGRYPIRSGMASHGRVGVYIISAVSGGLPKEEITFAKILKEQGYATALIGKWHLGLNCMHNTDHCHHPSAHGFEHFYGIPMTNLRDCQPSHGSVFYNVRNHIPYRELGAALAALLLLHAKGLVLISRRLVLCLGITLFTTVALFFLWVLTFPYFNCFLMRGDEVVEQPYVSENLTQKMTKEAIEFLERNSARPFLLFFSFVQVHTALFASPSFRGKSRHGLYGDAVMEVDWSVGQIMKSLERLKLKDNTLVYLTSDQGPHLEEISIHGEVHRGYNGIYKGGKSTNWEGGIRVPGILHWPGKLPGGKVIDEVTSNMDLFPSVVKLAGASIPSDREIDGRDLMPLLQGRVQRSEHEFLFHYCNAFLNAVRWHPANSTSIWKAFFFTPNFYPENSTTCFHTHACFCTEAYVTRHDPPLLYDLSKDPSEMNPLTPDTEPDFSSVLEVILEAKRVHTQGVEPTENQLSATHMLWKPWLQPCCSSIYQLCKCQRDWPSAAKQMSQ; encoded by the exons AATGAAATCTCCATGGACCCTGATCTTTCTCGGCGCGCTGCTGTGTGCTCCTTCAGCTCGGGCTGTTTCGAAGCCTAATTTCGTCCTAATGATGGTGGATGATCTGGGAATAGGAGACCTTGGATGCTATGGAAACACAACTCTGAA GACCCCTCACATTGACAGGCTGGCAGAGGATGGAGTGAAGCTGACCCAGCACATCGCAGCCTCTCCTTTGTGTACACCCAGCAGAGCTGCCTTTCTCACCGGCAGATACCCCATCCGATCAG GAATGGCCAGTCACGGTCGTGTTGGCGTGTATATAATCTCTGCCGTATCTGGTGGCCTTCCTAAGGAGGAGATCACGTTTGCCAAGATCCTGAAGGAACAAGGCTATGCAACAGCTCTGATTG GAAAATGGCACTTGGGCCTGAATTGTATGCACAACACAGATCACTGCCACCATCCCAGTGCTCATGGTTTTGAGCACTTCTACGGCATCCCCATGACCAACCTACGAGACTGTCAGCCAAGCCACGGCTCCGTCTTTTACAACGTCCGAAACCACATTCCCTACAGAGAGCTGGGTGCTGCGCTCGCCGCTCTGCTCCTCCTCCATGCTAAAGGACTGGTTCTCATATCTCGCAGGCTCGTTCTGTGCCTGGGGATAACGCTGTTTACAACCGTAGCTCTGTTTTTCTTGTGGGTGCTCACGTTCCCCTACTTCAACTGCTTCTTAATGAGAGGAGACGAAGTGGTGGAGCAGCCATACGTGTCCGAGAACCTCACGCAGAAGATGACCAAAGAAGCCATCGAGTTCCTGGAGAG GAATTCTGCACGACCGTTCCTGCTCTTCTTCTCCTTCGTACAAGTTCACACAGCTCTCTTCGCTTCTCCTTCCTTCCGTGGTAAAAGCCGGCACGGACTGTACGGAGATGCGGTCATGGAAGTGGACTGGAGTGTAG GCCAGATAATGAAATCTCTGGAGCGACTAAAGCTGAAGGATAATACACTGGTTTATTTGACCTCAGATCAAGGCCCGCACTTAGAGGAGATCTCCATCCATGGCGAGGTGCACAGAGGTTACAACGGCATATATAAAG GAGGGAAATCAACCAATTGGGAAGGAGGGATTCGGGTGCCGGGGATCCTACACTGGCCGGGAAAATTACCTGGAGGAAAAGTTATTGATGAGGTCACTAGTAACATGGACCTCTTCCCTAGTGTGGTGAAATTAGCTGGCGCTAGCATCCCCAGTGATAG GGAGATAGATGGACGTGACCTCATGCCATTGCTGCAGGGACGAGTGCAGCGTTCAGAACATGAATTTCTGTTCCATTACTGCAATGCCTTTCTGAATGCTGTGAGGTGGCACCCCGCTAACA GTACCTCAATATGGAAAGCCTTTTTCTTCACACCTAATTTCTACCCTGAAAACTCTACCACCTGTTTCCACACGCACGCGTGCTTCTGCACGGAGGCCTACGTGACCCGACACGACCCTCCGCTGCTGTACGATCTTTCGAAAGACCCGTCTGAAATGAACCCGCTAACCCCAGATACAGAGCCTGACTTCAGCTCTGTGCTGGAGGTGATCCTGGAGGCGAAGAGGGTGCACACGCAGGGTGTTGAACCCACCGAGAACCAGCTCTCAGCCACACACATGCTCTGGAAGCCCTGGCTCCAGCCGTGTTGCTCTTCCATCTATCAGCTGTGCAAGTGCCAACGAGACTGGCCGAGTGCAGCAAAACAAATGAGTCAATAG